A single Eulemur rufifrons isolate Redbay chromosome 9, OSU_ERuf_1, whole genome shotgun sequence DNA region contains:
- the MRM1 gene encoding rRNA methyltransferase 1, mitochondrial, protein MGLLSTFRGATRCCSGHFVTRHFSQAARRGVRPGGEELSRLRLDDLQPTQRLELLFGLSPCLLALQAARRRVARLLLQAGKAGLQGERAELLRAAEAQGIPVLRPRRQKLDALCSYQVHQGVCLEVSPLRPRPWTEAGEASPDDDPQQLWLVLEELQDPRNLGAVLRSAHFLGVDKVITSRRNSCPLTPVVSKASAGAMEVMDVFSTDDLAGFLQAKARQGWLVAGTVGGPRPEISQASEIPITSCLDFLWDRPTLLVLGNEGSGLSQEVQASCQLLLTILPGRQLPPGLDSLNVSVATGILLHSICSQRKSFPAEREKAPSPRPPRT, encoded by the exons ATGGGACTACTCTCGACCTTCAGGGGCGCGACCCGGTGCTGCTCCGGTCACTTCGTCACTCGTCATTTCTCCCAAGCAGCGCGGCGTGGGGTGCGGCCTGGCGGGGAGGAGCTAAGCCGTCTGCGGCTGGATGACCTGCAGCCGACGCAGCGGCTGGAGCTTCTGTTTGGCCTGTCCCCATGTCTGTTGGCACTGCAGGCCGCCCGCCGCCGCGTGGCCAGGCTCCTGCTCCAGGCCGGCAAGGCCGGGCTGCAGGGGGAGCGGGCCGAGCTGCTCCGGGCGGCCGAGGCGCAGGGCATTCCAGTTCTGCGGCCCAGACGCCAGAAACTGGACGCCCTGTGCAGTTACCAGGTCCACCAGGGCGTCTGCTTGGAGGTGAGCCCGCTGCGGCCCCGGCCCTGGACTGAGGCCGGGGAGGCGAGCCCAGACGACGACCCCCAGCAGCTGTGGCTCGTCCTCGAGGAGCTTCAGGATCCCCGGAATCTTGGGGCTGTGCTGCGCTCCGCTCACTTCCTCGGAGTGGATAAGGTCATCACTAGCCGGAGAAACAG CTGCCCGCTCACTCCAGTAGTCAGCAAGGCCAGCGCGGGGGCTATGGAGGTGATGGACGTGTTCTCCACTGATGACCTGGCCGGTTTTTTACAG gccaaagccaggcagggctggcttgTGGCTGGCACAGTGGGCGGCCCAAGGCCTGAGATCTCCCAGGCCTCCGAGATCCCTATCACTAGTTGCTTGGATTTCCTCTGGGACCGGCCTACTCTCCTCGTGTTGG GGAACGAGGGCTCTGGTCTGTCCCAGGAAGTGCAGGCCTCCTGCCAGCTTCTCCTCACCATTCTGCCCGGGCGCCAGCTGCCTCCTGGACTGGACTCTTTGAATGTCTCTGTGGCTACAG GAATTCTCCTTCACTCCATATGCAGCCAGAGGAAGAGTTTCCCTGCAGAGAGGGAGAAGGCACCTTCTCCAAGACCCCCAAGAACTTGA